ACTTTAAGGCCATCATTATAGCCTCAAACTTAAGAGTTTCCAGGGTACAGACAAAGGTATTGTCTTCCTTTAGTACAAGTCGAGTGCCATTTTCAGACTTTATGAAGTATTTAAATTGAATGATATTTGATGATATTGAAAACTCCTCTGGAAATCCATCCAGCCTGCTTTTGGACACCAGAACAATGCGAGATTTGATTTTTGATATGAAATCAGGAGCATTACAGAAAATTCTCAGTCCTTGTGAGCGATCATGGTTATCTGTTATTTCCAAGAAAGTAGTCTCTCTGGGTGTTAGCTGTTCTTTTTCCCACCTGGATTTCACTTCCTCCGCCAGTCCCTTGAGCTGAAAGAATTCTGCTTCTTGTGCAAGAAGTTGATTTTCTCGAAACCCTTCGGGCAGTAGAAGTTCTCCATTTCGTAGGAAGTTTAGGACATGCCTGAAGAGGAGTCCATCCCTGTCTATGAAATAATGACCATCAGCATCAAACGGGCAGAGGATTTTTCCATTTACTATACCTTCAAGGAAAGTGTCTGGGTACTTGGTCAGTGTTTGTTTTTGAGTAATGTATAAATATCCACCAACGTTGAGGGTCATCAGTGTGGATTTGCAGTTCTTTCCTCGGTCAGCATCTTCCAAGCTGTTGTGTTTCCCTTcatactccttttctttttctcttctgtttattttacGCTCCATTTTTGAAAATGCTATTTCAGCCTGTTTTTCTTggctttgagatttttaaaaaagaaacactaccACACAAGCACGCCTTTATTCAGCCCCAGCCTGGCGATGGAATGGAAATGCGGGCAGCGCCGCCTGCGCTGTCAGCTCGGTTTTGCAGTAGGTGGCGTATCAGCTATGTGTGCGGGAGCTTTCTGGAGTAAgacgggggggaaaaaaaaaaagataatttgcatTTAACTGTATGGGGGAAGGaatttgttgtttaaagattttcatgtatattctttgaaataataaaagttactCAGAATAAACTGAATTTCCTCTTAGCAGTTAAGCAATTACAAACATTTAATTCTCCAGCTGAGTTTGAGtgtgtttccatttctaaatGTCTTTAAAGTTATTGCTCAATCAGGCAAGCTTAATATTGAATAATATTGTTAACTTTTGGAGAGTAATGTATATTGAATTAGTATCatcttttaaagtaaatcatAAACAGGAAAtctaaagagaaaggaagtagGTGTATAGAATCTTTTCTCCTATAAAAAGTCACATATTTTACAGTGGTGTAGTCATTTTAGAGACCCAAGTGAGAATATTTAAACCTGTTATTTGTGATATTGCACTTGAATTTAATTGAATTTGCATGTAATTCTGATTTGGGGATTTTTAGCATGTGAGAAGAAATTTTCTTAAAGCCCTTTAACAGAAGAgtctattaattaattaatgtgttaattaattagtttatttatttatttattttttaccctaAAGGGAAAACATCAAATATACAGGCTTTGCAGtaatcatttacatttctttttggttaagATTTCCTATGGAAAATTCATAAGCTTCTTTTGCCCTAAAGCTGCTCCAGTGCTGAACAAAGACTTGGGCTGCTGTAGGAAATACTGTAACTGCGTGTGTAcgcgtgtgcacgtgcatgtgtgcgtaCGTGCTTTCACACACGTGCATGTGTTTCAGAAGATAAAAGATTCAGAATACCTTCTATAAAACAGTGTCATGGTaaatttcactgttttttttttttttcattattgttggTCTCTCCCCCGCCCTTCCCCGCCCAGTGTTCacaaaaggcaagagaaagggccaaagacagctttttttttttttttttttttttaacttaggaaCTGGAACAGTGTTGAGTCTGgtgtttttcccatttctttcttttttttttttttcctttcctccgtCCCTTGTAACTTGCCTTCCAAAGCATTTTAGAGATCTGAGCTTTTATTTCTAGAGTTTAAAGGCCCAGTGGTAAGAAATGTGAACATTTTCCCCTGTACACTATTATTTGACTGGTCTATCTGCTAAATTATTCTGAGGAACTACATTATTATcagaattaaattagatttaaTATTAAATTGACTTCTATTAcattaaaggtatttttaaattattcaactGTATGTTGGTGGAAATAATGGAGCAGGGTCTTCTAAAAATGCTTATTACCTTGTATTTTCTCTAAACAATGTTCGATTTTCTTCAGATATAAAAAATGATATCCTTAATTATAGCAGGTAATATCTTGATCATTGAGATTATCAAAAGTCCAttgaaattaaactagaaatctaATGCATAAACATTTTTAGAGCTGAGTTTTTGCTTAGAAACGATAAAATTCAACCTCCtcattttaccaaaaataaaattacactgtAGAGAGTTTTTACTTAGTGTTTTATCTAGAACTTTACAGCTTGTTAATGGTAAGCCAGCACTTGAACTAAACCTTCCTCTCAGTCCTGTATCTTTTAAGAAGAGTTTACTCTTATATtcggtttctctttttttaagattttattttattcgtcagagagcaagcacaagcaaggggagcggcaggcagagggagagggagaagcaggctccccactgagcaaagagcccgacaggatcatgacctgagccaaaggcagacacttaacccactgagccacccaggagccccatattcTAACAGTTTCATGTGTGTGTTGATTGTGTTGTTTTGGATTCAAGTCTTTTTCTATGGATCAGacttaaatattgaatatatttttttggtaCAACTTTGGAAGTGCATGGGGTTCATATGTTTATAGCCACTGTACCATGTTATAAGCAGAATCAACAAAGGCATAATAATTTCATTGATAGGCCTAGTCCTCTTTAAATGAACTTTATGAACATCAGAATCAATAGAACATAACTAGTATAGTGATGGAACCCAGGTTTTGTGTGTTTAAATCAAGTGATGTAGTAGAATACCATGTAATACTAGGCCTTCCTTACGTCCTGTTTGGCCCGTTTGTAGAAGCCGTCATGGGGAAATAAAGCTAGTGCTGCCAGAAGATGGGCTTTCCCAGGATGGGAAGGTGAGGCAGGGCTGCTGCAGGTTGGACTGCTGCCTCTACAGTCATCAGTCCAAGGCTGCCTTACACTTGCTAACTCACTTCTGGCTTCTGCTCcctgatttttattctttgtttctgcTGGCTTGCCTTGACAGACTCTGAACCACCCGTGTGTGCCCCTGACCCTTGTTTCTCACTCTGGACTTCACTCTGGTGTTCTTGGCTTCTGCACACCTGACATGTATGATTCGTTTGCCACCCCCATGGCCAGGCAACAGGAGTGTAACAGAGGCTTTGTCTTAGTGCCTGACTAGGAGTTGATAGGAATCCATCGCACTTTTCTTTTGTGTCCTGCTGCCCCCAACTTGCAgtcttagaaaaagaagaatggctCCGGTAGGCCTCACTTTATCCCCGTTACTCCACATCATCCCCTTTAAA
Above is a window of Neomonachus schauinslandi chromosome 3, ASM220157v2, whole genome shotgun sequence DNA encoding:
- the KCTD4 gene encoding BTB/POZ domain-containing protein KCTD4, with protein sequence MERKINRREKEKEYEGKHNSLEDADRGKNCKSTLMTLNVGGYLYITQKQTLTKYPDTFLEGIVNGKILCPFDADGHYFIDRDGLLFRHVLNFLRNGELLLPEGFRENQLLAQEAEFFQLKGLAEEVKSRWEKEQLTPRETTFLEITDNHDRSQGLRIFCNAPDFISKIKSRIVLVSKSRLDGFPEEFSISSNIIQFKYFIKSENGTRLVLKEDNTFVCTLETLKFEAIMMALKCGFRLLTSLDCSKGSIVHSDALHFIK